The genome window ctacagcaaataaaaacatgacaGACAGTTTTCAGTTTGTATGCCGGTACtctgttacatactgtatgcagTTCCAGGGTCCTTTCACCTGGAGAGTTTAACTCTCCCAGTGAAGGGAAGAAATTTCCTTAAAAGACTCATACTTTGACTCCAAAAGACCTACAGGTATCTGAAACCAAAGCGAGCCATCAGAGAGCTTTCTCTAACCTGGCTTGGCACCATGGATACATGAAAAAAGAAGTGTTTGGAATAACATTGTCTTCTTGTGAGACCGTCAGTATGTAACAGGCAGAATTAATAGAATTGTTTAATTTTCTACTTCCCCCTTTAATTAAACAAGAGCTTAAGTACGTCAGTACATTGTTACcacaatttaaacacaacacaCTACTGTGTAATAGGGATGGCTTCACACATCAATACAAAGACTCAAGGTGGGTCTTCCACTGTGTCATCTCTACAGCATGTCTCCCTACCTCGCCTTTTAAAATGAGGACATTTACTCCGAGGCActtaaaaaagcaatttttttaaattgattttttcacAACTCTGCAATATTTCGGTAAAATGCATGTGAAACTaaaacaagcagacaaacgtttcagctggCGTCTTCATCAGTGGAAGTTTGTCTACTGGAGTTTCGATAACTGtaatattagttttgtttttacattaactGCTCAAAGAGTGACGGGTATCAATGCCAATTCACTTTCTCTGTATTGATACAGCTGGGGTTGATCCCCAGGGCTGATTTACTGACCCTGTGTATTAACatgtgcctttattttaaaataacaaaaccataCATTAACTCTAATTGTAACCCACAGACCACGAGTAATTCTTAATATAGTTACAAGTATTGCTTTAGAATGCCACCTGCATTAAGCTGTTTAGAGTTACCTTACTTTATAATCCAGCTATGGCCTTCCGCTGCACACCAGTGTTggctgttccaggttttactatgagttatTATTAAATCACACTTTATCGGTAACAAAAGCTCACTTCCATTACTGTGGGCTCATAATAAAGGATGAAATAGCCCATACGAATATGCAATGGCAGACCTACAGCAGATCCATCTATTAAATCAATACAAGtgtaggagggggggggggggggggggggggagtgggggttGTGTTCCAGCCTGAAATGAGCAGGTATAATGAATAACAGCaggttttacttgtttagtagATTAGACCTCGGCTCTGTGTTCGTCTGATTCAGCTGGCATTGCTACCTGATATGCAATAGACACTGTGAATGGGTAGGGGGTAATGGGATTTGACTTAAACTACACAGTTATGCATCATTTTCACAAACCTGCCTCATGTGTTTCTATACAGGGTAATGCCCTTACTTGATCCACTCTTGTGAATGCCTCACAGGACCACACATTTGATTTTGGCCAGAATTGGGTGGAAGGTGCGACTAGAATGAGTGTTAATGTTATAATAAATATGAGATTGGGAAGGGGGTTATGACAAGGACTAGGGCATTAGCAAGAGTGTatccattaattaaaaaaaaaaaaaaagatatatacagcatttattaaatgttttactttgcagtgtttaaaaaatatattttactactAACCCTAAGATTAAATTTCAACTATGGCGCAGAaacgttttttaaaaagtacccaGTGGCAAAAACTATGTAATCCTGACAAAACACATGACCTCGCCTAAAACCACACAGTTTCTTGTCATTTggtactgtactttttaaaagccgcTGTAAGGATAGCACCATAATTAAAATCTGGAGAGGCGTCCCTTGACAGCTGAGGTCCTGCTCTGCACACTGCAGGCTTTTAGCACCCAAATGCACCCTGGCTTGATCACAGCCCCCACAGCTGATGCCTGACTGGGGGCCCGGCTCTACTTACAAACCTATATAAAAACACTGTGGGACTCCGTTCGGGACGGTCCATGTTCCCCTTCTCTCTGGAATCCTTTAGGGGAGGCTTGTGATGTCTCTCTTAGGAGGGGGTCCGACTGGCTTCAAACTGCTTCCGTTGGCCTTGTCTTCGAATAGcattactctgaaaaaaaaaagaaaaagtgattcACAGTTCACAGGTTTATTGAAGACCTGGACTGGCAAAGAAAGAGTTAATGAAACAAACTCACGATTGAGGGGGCAGCCAGAATATTTTATTGCCTGGAAAAGGGGCAACAAAATGAGCAGAACTAACCTGGTGCAAGTAAGAGTTGTCTGGTGAAAATGTTGCAGACACACAGAGCTATGCCAGCAACTGAGCTTTGCACACAAGGGGTGTAGAAACAACAAGCACTTGAGAAGCATCAAGATCCTCCATGAACACACGCCAGAGCCGTGTCCGATGCTTACAGGACCTACATTTGGCACTATGGGCAAATTGTTCCACTCCCTATTAAACGTAGGAAATGGGCAATTCACCCATGTGAAAAATCATGCGACTGGTGTCTTGAAGACTTCTAAGAAAGAGCGCCGGGGAAGTGTTTATACAAATTCTTCAGTGAACTCTTGGGTGAACCAATTCAAGACTTTAGCCCAAGCAAAAGTTATGGCAAATGACTTGGCAATACGTTTTTACCTGggaaattaaataacaaataacctagccagtcattctgcattggtaatAAATTaaccggagcaccactgcactggcTTATTAAAATAATTCGCATGTATTTTAAGTTTGGACATTTATGCATTCACAGATAGTATTTAGAAGGGAATGAGTGAGTGAAAATGGGCAGTAAATTCCCCCCCAAACCACAATGAAGCATTCCTAGTGGGGCACCACTGCACTCACGAAGCAGTGTTCTCATCACAGTCTTTACCACAGATCCCAAGCATGTAAATGCATGCAAAGTCCTTCGAATACTGCAACTATTTTTACTCTGCCAGTGGACACAGAGCGACAGCTCCGTTTTAAAGTGATCTTCTTTACTTTCCTTTTTTGGTTCATCTTTGCAAAGCTTCGATAAGCTCTGAAGAGTCCTTATCTGAAAGACAAACTGCTGCCGGAGGAATCTATTCTCCGCACGGAGGACGTTTTTATCAAATTCCCCAAGCTGGAGTGCCTCCCTCTCAGATGGTcgcagctctctcctctcccctttgGGCCACCCCCTGTTTCGCTTCACACACTCCTCAGTCCTAATCAGCTTTCCAGTTTACTCACTCTACTTCGTTTAATGCCTTTTCAGTGTGCTGGGGTTTTTGTAAGACGTTCCAGATTTGCTGCAGAGGAAGCTTTGTAATTGAAGCAAAGATCTTGCCTTTGGGCTGCTTTTTCACACCATGTTGTGCCAGCTGCTCTGTTAACACTCTATAGTAAGAGCTGTTGGGTTCAGAGCAGCGAGACCCAAGATGCATTCTACTTTACTATAGAAGTAGATTTTCACAGAGGTCTATCTGGAACCTAGGAAAGGTTCACTATTCAATAAAGAAAAGAATCAAATAAACCTAAAGATACAGTTGGTCTGCACAGTATTACACTTATCGAAACAGCAGGGGGATCTAAATACTGTTTAAATGGGATCTTTGTGTACCAAGCTTATGCAAaccatgcattttatttaaagcaagtCTTCATCACATCCCATCTATCCCACAGTATCCCAATAGAAATTCTAGCTCTCTTGTTTCAACGCTGGAACAAAGTGCGAACTCCTGCGTCTTTGCCAACAAGAAGTCCAATTAGCTGGAATCAGACAACACTGTAAGTGTCCGGAATCTGGATTGGTCCCTGTTAATTTACATCACTATTGAACCAAAGAAAGCCGTGCTTGTGTTGATTATAGGGACGACGGTTGTGGTATTTCGAGAGTTTGCACCTAAAAACACACAAGATCTGTTAAAAGCAATTATGCATCTTGGGTTTTTTGGCAATGTTGCTTTTCTTGGCTAGTAGCCAGGAGattagctggggaaaaaaaaaaaaacgcaaaaaaacaacaacatctgaAACACAGCCAGAGAAGCTGCAACTGTATGCCAATtcaaaaataccccccccccccctttaaaaagGTTTATCAAAAGCAAGAGGCTCCCTAATGAGAATAAGTACCGACTGACAAAACGTTCCTGAAAAGACTCTCTAAAGCAATGAAGAGGGTCCAGTGATCCTGGACTAGGGAAGCCACACTCACAGTTTCAGGACAGCAGATCGCTTCCCCAGCATCATTTTCACAAAGTCACGGTAGCTGATGGTCTCGCTGCACCCTCCTGTCACCTCTGAGATCATCTTCTTCATTTCCAGGTGGGTTTTCGGGACCCCCAGCTTCTCCATCATTCTCTTCAGGGCCATCATGTCTAACAGGGAAAAATGACCCAACACTTAACATAAACAGGATAACAACTTCTGCTAGGGACTGTGTCACATTCGCTTTGTCTGAAAGATCTCAAATATCACAATTATCTTGACAAATGTATCTGTCTTGCTGTTTAGCATCACTTTGTTTCCAAGTTTAAAGCTCTTGATGGCCTTAAATGTGGCTCTCAAACAGATTTTCCATCTTAGCACAACTGGTACAACAGAGTATAACCATTAAACCTGTCCCCTTGCAACACTCTTCCCCCAGTGGACGCAATATATACATTTCTAAGTAGAAGCAAGCTGTACTAGAGTACAACTACAAACAAGATTTGGAAAACGAAATTGTACACAGttaatcaaaggggaaaaaaacaaaaacctgatgGTTAAATCGTTTCTCATCAGTTCTCTGTACTGAAAATCACACCTAGCTCTGCCCTAGCTCACATGTCCTTGTGAAGCATTCGCTGTCACTGGTGCAAAACAAGAAGGCACCGTTCTAGCGATATTGTTTGAGCAGCataaccaagtgtgtgtaaacgTATACTTACCAATCTCCCCCTGATCGTTCAGGTCAAATTCAACATATTTGcctaaaacagaacaaaatgagCAGTCAGTGAAATGGCatgtaatatatactgtgtgtatatatatatatatatatatatatatatatatatatatatatatatatatatatatatatatatatattatatatatgttgtgtacaacattttaaaagacatgtatttcaggatgtttcagatTAAATTGcaaacactgaataaaacaaGCATCAGCAGGTTTAAAACCAGCACGACTAGCAATTGCTTTGCGTGACAGATCTCTCGCTTCAATTCTTCGCTTCACTCTCATCAACCCCGGTCAGCAAAAGCTGTTTTTTATATCGcggtcgagggattaactggctatcaattaccttgTTTATTCCACATGCTGTACAGGATTTCTAATATGCTTGTTCGATGGCcaatttgtaaataaatcattaGCTGCGACCGCGCATTCTCACGGGATGTAGTTTGGCAGAGAGGAGAAGCAAACAttgtccctgccaaacaacatttcactataaaaatacacaaacacgtTTAAATAACAATTAGAATAGTACACAAATACTACAAttaacacaggggcggggtgtaccaaacgcccccctccccaccccccaaatttttttttatttatatatacattcaGCTGATATTTATAGATAAATATGCAGAAGCCTGTGAAGGGAAGGGCAAAATCGCCTGAAGTCAGTCAGTCAAGCTGAACTAAAAGGAAATACCATGCAGCACTGCTGTGCATAACCGTTCCCCTGGCTGAGGAGAGCAATACAGACCTCTCCCTGCAGGGTGTGGAGGATACACAGCATTGCTGGGATGGCTTTCTCAATCGCCTTATGCGATGGCATCATAAACAGCTGCCAATAGACTTCACAGAGAAGAACCAGACTTTTCTTTAGAGCCTTTAAATCACCAACACAAGCTGACCAGTGCCTTGCAAAAACCTTCCTTTAAAATGGCTGTAGAAACTGTGAATGATGTTCTATTGAAGTCTGAATCACCTGCTTTTTTAACATACAATCTCAACTCGGGTCTCCTCGGTATTAAGTTCTCTTGTACTGCAGTTCGAAGTTCACTGAAGGATTAAACAGGGCTGCAGGACACAGCAGTATTAAAGCACACAGCCTCATTCTATTTACAGTAATTAAACCATTGCTCTGCAGTGGAAATGGCTTCAACCCC of Polyodon spathula isolate WHYD16114869_AA unplaced genomic scaffold, ASM1765450v1 scaffolds_1422, whole genome shotgun sequence contains these proteins:
- the aif1l gene encoding allograft inflammatory factor 1-like; translated protein: MPSNQKLQGGKAFGLLKAQQRDRLEEINKEFLEDQKFSDEEDLAEKLDSFKSKYVEFDLNDQGEIDMMALKRMMEKLGVPKTHLEMKKMISEVTGGCSETISYRDFVKMMLGKRSAVLKLVMLFEDKANGSSLKPVGPPPKRDITSLP